Below is a window of Thiohalorhabdus sp. Cl-TMA DNA.
ATTTTTAACATTTTTGCTAAGATTAAAGTTTTGAGTGAGAACGTCTAAATTTATGTCACCTTTATTTTTGTCTCCACAAGTCACTAGATTTATTTCTTTATTATAAACCTCCTTTATATATTTAATAGCCTTTAAAAGATTATAATGGTTTTTGTGGTTCCATGGAACAGCAGGATAAAAGTAGAAATCCTTAACATCTATACCTTTACTTTTTGCTTCCCTGATATCTTTTGCTTGGGGGGCTCCTTGCGGTATTACCTTTACAGCTTCTTTATTTAAATTATACTTTTTAGCTATTTTGTTCTTTTCGCTTTGGGAAAAGACAAATACTCTGGAGGCGTTTTCAGAAAGAGTGCGGTAAAATTTATTTTTTTTGCTAAGCTCGTGTTTGGAAAAATGGTGAGGATAAAACTCATGCTGTATATCATGGGGAAAATAAAAATATGGTACATTGGGTAAATACGCGAATTGCCCAAAAAATATTAAAAGGTCTGGTTTGTTAGGGCTTTGGAATTTTATTTGGGGTACCGCCATAAAGTTATATACTGGAATTTTTCTTAATAATTTCATTAAAAAAGTGTTCTTTTTGATAAATTCTTTTAAATGTTTCCATGATTTATTTGTGCTAAACTCTTTTATAAAAAATTTGCTTCCATACTTACCCTCAAAGTAACTCTTAAATTCCGCTTTAACAATAATAGATACTTCTAAGCTTTCTGTATTCCAGTTGCTTATGGCGTCTAGCATATTAATGGAAAACTCTTCCACTCCTGTTTTAAGGTAGGGGTTAAAGGTGCAATCGATATATACTTTCTTCATACCCATATTCTTCCTCTTCTTAGCTGCAAGAAAG
It encodes the following:
- a CDS encoding glycosyltransferase family 4 protein is translated as MKKVYIDCTFNPYLKTGVEEFSINMLDAISNWNTESLEVSIIVKAEFKSYFEGKYGSKFFIKEFSTNKSWKHLKEFIKKNTFLMKLLRKIPVYNFMAVPQIKFQSPNKPDLLIFFGQFAYLPNVPYFYFPHDIQHEFYPHHFSKHELSKKNKFYRTLSENASRVFVFSQSEKNKIAKKYNLNKEAVKVIPQGAPQAKDIREAKSKGIDVKDFYFYPAVPWNHKNHYNLLKAIKYIKEVYNKEINLVTCGDKNKGDINLDVLTQNFNLSKNVKNLGYISSSDKESLMDETKALVFPSLYEGWGIPIIEAAQKGKPILANKLDVFQEIWGDSLIYFDGTNPCSIAKTIFHFEKGSYFWGTLPRLANNISSEFSWEKSATLLMREAIKEA